AATGGCTTTTAACCCGGCCTGATAAAGTTTCCCGGCACATTTAAACATGGAACTGGCACATTCAATAAGAACCATGTCGTTGGCTTTGGCCAGCTGGACCATGTCGGGATTTACCTTTTTGTTGCGAACGAAAACAATATTGGTGATTTCCGACATTTCGGATGTCCGGATGGCTTGCAGATTGGTTAATCCTGTAAGTAAAAGCAGATTTTCGGTATTCAGCGTTAAGACATCACTCATCAGATCTGAGGCAAAACCATATTCAACCTCGCGGTCCAACTTGTCTTCACCGCAAACTACCCGGCCTCCCAATATTTCGTTCACTTCCCTTAATGTCATATTTATGCAATTTAAGATACTTACTAAAGAGAAATAAAATTAAAACTGTCAACGAAAATCAATCTCAAAAGGTCATACATCAAAAATGCTGATGTTTTTTTGTCCTCCTACAAATTTATATGCTGGTTTATGAAAAACCAAATATAATTGTTATAAAAATAACACTGCTATCATTTTTAAAATTTAAGTTATGCAAATTATAAATAAATCAATTTCTTAATGGCGATGGCATGTTGTAAAACATACTTATTTACTTTCCTTTAGCTAGAGGGTTTTTGAAATCATCAATTAAAAATATTAACGAATTATGATCGTTCTCTTTCTGTTTAATTGAAAATGGTGTAAAAAACTTGCAGTAACTTTTCTATTTTTGTTGTACATTTCAGAAAAATAAATTTTTTACTTACGACTTAAAATATGATAAAGGAAAATTTTATTGAGCTAATTGAAAAAAGCATTAAGTCGAATTGGAATATTGTGGCTTTTTCTGATTTCAGAGGAAAGGGTTATACCTATTCCGAAGTAGCTAAAGAAATTGCAAGACTCCATAAGATTTTTCAGGCATGTGATGTACAGAAAACAGATAAAATTGCACTGATAGGTAAAAATTCCTGCAACTGGTGTATTGCATACCTGGCGACCCTGACTTATGGAGCGGTAATTGTTCCTATACTTCCCGATTTTTTATCTGATGATGTCCATCATATTGTAAACCACTCTGAATCGAAGTTGCTTTTTTCAAGCGACAGCATTTATGAAAATCTTGAATGGGCCGAAATGCCCGATATTAAAGCAATTTTTTCACTCACTGACTTTTCGGTTTTGCATGCAAAGGAAGATGAGGATATTTCAAAAAAAGTTGCAGATGCCGGTAAATCTTTTAGTGAAAATTATCGGGACAGTGCTGTTCTTCCTGAAAATATTAAATATGAGCCAATTCCCAATAGCCAGTTGGCTATTATCAACTATACCTCTGGAACCACAGGGTTTTCGAAAGGAGTCATGTTGAATTTTAATGCAATGGCTGCTAATATTATTTATGCTCAGGAAAATATGCCTTTAAAGCCGGGGGATAAGATTGTTTCATTTTTACCATTGGCCCATACTTACGGTTGTTCCTTCGAGTTTATTTTTCCTTTTACACTGGGCTGCCACATCACTTTCCTGAGTAAAATTCCATCCCCAAACATTGTTATTGAGGCTTTTAAGGAAGTTAAGCCTCGCCTTATCCTGTCGGTTCCTCTGGTGATTGAAAAAATATATAAAAAGCAAATTGCCCCGGTGCTTGAACAGCAGCCTTTAAGGTTTCTTTTAAAGCTTCCTTTTGTCAGTTGTTTGATATATAAAAAAATAAAAAAGGAAATAGATGCTGCTTTTGGCGGTAATTTTCAGGAGGTGGTCATTGGCGGGGCTGCTTTTAATCCGGAAGTTGAAAAATTTTTCAGGAAAATACATTTCCGTTTTTCACTGGGATATGGAATGACGGAATGTGCGCCTCTTATCAGCTATGCAAATTGGCAAAGGATTAAACCTGCTTCAGCCGGTAAACTGATCGATTTTCTTCAGATGAAAATCGATTCGCCTGATCCTGAAAAGGTTGTGGGCGAGATTTTGCTTAAGGGCGAGAATATTATGCTGGGTTATTATAAAAACGATAAAGCTACCCAAAGTGTATTTGACAGCGAAGGTTGGTTCCATACCGGTGATTTGGGGTTAACCGATGATGAACAGTTTATTTATATCAAAGGAAGAAGCAAATATATGATCCTTGGGCCATCCGGACAGAATATTTATCCCGAGGAAATTGAGGCTAAATTGGATAACCTGATGTTGGTACAGGATTCAATCGTTATTGAAGAAGAGAACAAAATAGTTGCCTTGATTTCTCCTGATTTTGATATGATGGAAAAACATCATATCAAATTCGAATCGCTTGAGCCTTTTATGGAGAAATATAGAACACTCATCAACCGGAGGCTCCCGGCTTACTCACAAATTTCGAAGATGAGATTATATGACAAGGAGTTTGAGAAAACGCCTAAGAGCAGCATCAAACGTTATCTTTATACCCGGTAAGCTTTATTCTAAAGCCTCATTGATGAAATTTATAAACGGGAACATGACTTTGAAGA
Above is a genomic segment from Bacteroidota bacterium containing:
- a CDS encoding AMP-binding protein gives rise to the protein MIKENFIELIEKSIKSNWNIVAFSDFRGKGYTYSEVAKEIARLHKIFQACDVQKTDKIALIGKNSCNWCIAYLATLTYGAVIVPILPDFLSDDVHHIVNHSESKLLFSSDSIYENLEWAEMPDIKAIFSLTDFSVLHAKEDEDISKKVADAGKSFSENYRDSAVLPENIKYEPIPNSQLAIINYTSGTTGFSKGVMLNFNAMAANIIYAQENMPLKPGDKIVSFLPLAHTYGCSFEFIFPFTLGCHITFLSKIPSPNIVIEAFKEVKPRLILSVPLVIEKIYKKQIAPVLEQQPLRFLLKLPFVSCLIYKKIKKEIDAAFGGNFQEVVIGGAAFNPEVEKFFRKIHFRFSLGYGMTECAPLISYANWQRIKPASAGKLIDFLQMKIDSPDPEKVVGEILLKGENIMLGYYKNDKATQSVFDSEGWFHTGDLGLTDDEQFIYIKGRSKYMILGPSGQNIYPEEIEAKLDNLMLVQDSIVIEEENKIVALISPDFDMMEKHHIKFESLEPFMEKYRTLINRRLPAYSQISKMRLYDKEFEKTPKSSIKRYLYTR